In a single window of the Coregonus clupeaformis isolate EN_2021a chromosome 10, ASM2061545v1, whole genome shotgun sequence genome:
- the LOC121574761 gene encoding zinc finger protein 835-like: MTKLQFLNVFLTERLMLAAQEIYKSVEDTILEYQEEIALRERENDHLRRRLRDAGIEIWPDRQSMALLEEEDGEHPRREWSPSMGHEERVPILIKEKRELRYSQGEDQLRGHGSCSTPESMFTPPRVSNEYPQDPPHSSNLPQNPSVENREREPGPRSSSRHVKSEGSHRGSSSSSSNSGPQPLATVNPNCSNENNIDIIGVENGGQMGSGSKGRAGGSRGQGSHLSNQGANSTSAAECGKSPLQVHVSSFCCRVCGETFSHVGHLHVHVQVHTREKPYRCGVCGKCCSSSGRLQEHARSHTGEKPYRCQSCGKGFTQMAHLKVHMRIHTGEKPYSCPVCGKCFSRSDKIKRHLQTHSREGTYFSGQ; this comes from the exons ATGACTAAATTGCAGTTTTTAAATGTGTTTTTGACCGAGCGGCTTATGCTCGCTGCCCAGGAGATCTATAAATCTGTCGAAGACACGATTTTGGAATACCAAGAGGAGATTGCgctcagggagagggagaacgACCATCTGAGACGTAGGCTTCGAGACGCTGGGATTGAAATATGGCCAG ACCGTCAGTCCATGGCGCtattggaggaggaggatggcgAACATCCCCGCCGGGAGTGGAGCCCCAGTATGGGCCATGAGGAGCGCGTCCCCATCCTGATCAAGGAGAAACGGGAGCTCAGGTACAGCCAGGGGGAAGATCAGCTCCGCGGCCACGGCTCCTGCAGCACTCCAGAGTCCATGTTCACCCCTCCCCGTGTCAGCAACGAATACCCCCAGGACCCTCCCCACTCCTCCAACCTGCCCCAGAACCCGTCggtggagaacagagagagggagcctGGTCCCAGAAGCTCATCCAGACATGTCAAATCAGAAGGGTCCCACAGAGGCTCATCATCGTCTTCGTCCAACAGCGGGCCGCAGCCCCTGGCCACGGTCAACCCCAACTGCTCCAACGAGAACAACATTGACATCATCGGGGTGGAGAACGGAGGACAGATGGGGTCTGGGTCTAAAGGACGAGCCGGCGGGAGCAGAGGTCAGGGCTCCCACTTAAGCAACCAGGGCGCTAATTCCACCTCGGCCGCTGAGTGTGGAAAATCTCCTCTCCAGGTGCACGTGTCGTCGTTCTGCTGCAGGGTGTGTGGGGAGACGTTCAGCCATGTCGGACACCTGCATGTCCACGTCCAGGTGCACACCCGAGAGAAGCCGTACCGTTGCGGGGTTTGTGGAAAGTGCTGCAGCTCCTCCGGCAGGCTCCAGGAGCATGCCAGGagtcacactggagagaagccgtaCCGCTGCCAGAGCTGTGGAAAAGGATTTACCCAGATGGCCCATCTTAAGGTCCACATGCGTatccacactggagagaaaccttacagctgCCCTGTGTGTGGCAAGTGCTTCAGCCGCTCTGACAAAATTAAACGTCACCTCCAGACCCACAGCCGTGAGGGCACCTACTTCTCGGGGCAGTGA
- the LOC123491606 gene encoding zinc finger protein 665-like: MAKIELLSLFLTERLTSAAQDIYKMVEETFAEYQAEVTYVKRENAFLRKQLNANRPRKVNLKRGLRQITSIVSVAGAPPKLLQQSVQESSPSMGKEVSQTEEKKQARTSQGEEQFQESGTTESTPTPTTHCWRKDNDLGPSKTLPQIHPKPLPSLPIPHLLAQPSQPFQIAQNQAIVLSHQISPLVIQVVKKLFICKECGKTFRYMSRLKQHTRMAHTQEKPHCCTLCGKCFLTASKLKTHQLIHTGERPYLCNVCGHCFNQRSNLKVHMQRKHKGV, encoded by the exons ATGGCCAAAATAGAGTTGCTAAGTTTGTTTCTCACTGAACGATTAACGTCAGCTGCACAGGATATTTATAAAATGGTAGAAGAAACGTTTGCAGAATACCAAGCAGAGGTCACTTACGTAAAGAGAGAGAATGCATTTCTACGGAAGCAGTTAAATGCTAACAGACCGAGAAAAGTGAACTTAAAACGAG GTCTACGACAGATCACCAGCATTGTCTCTGTAGCAGGAGCTCCCCCAAAGCTGCTGCAGCAGAGTGTGCAGGAGTCGAGCCCCAGTATGGGGAAGGAGGTATCACAAACTGAGGAGAAGAAGCAAGCAAGGACCAGTCAGGGGGAGGAGCAGTTTCAAGAGTCAGGAACGACAGAGTCGACGCCTACACCCACCACTCACTGTTGGCGCAAAGACAATGATTTGGGCCCTTCCAAAACCTTGCCCCAGATCCATCCCAAGCCCTTACCCTCCTTACCCATACCCCATCTCCTGGCTCAGCCCTCACAGCCCTTCCAAATCGCACAGAACCAAGCCATCGTCTTATCTCATCAGATATCGCCTCTGGTCATTCAGGTTGTAAAGAAATTGTTTATTTGTAAAGAATGTGGGAAGACTTTCCGTTACATGAGTCGTTTGAAACAGCACACACGCATGGCTCACACGCAGGAAAAACCCCACTGCTGTACGTTGTGTGGAAAGTGTTTTCTTACCGCGAGCAAGTTAAAAACACACCAGCTAATACACACCGGTGAGAGACCCTACCTCTGTAATGTCTGTGGTCACTGTTTCAACCAGAGGTCAAACCTCAAAGTACACATGCAGAGGAAACATAAAGGTGTGTGA